A stretch of DNA from Desulfobacterales bacterium:
ATGACTATGATGCCGCCGCCCTGAAAACCCTGTTTGTGAAGCAATGTGAGGCCCTCACCCAGGCCGATGCCATAGTCTTTGAAACATTTACCGATGCGAAAGAAGCCACCGCTGCTGTTTCAGCTGCCGCACAGATCAATATGCCGTTTATCTTTCAGGTGGGTAATGTGGGCGGAGGTCCAAACCGATGGCAACGGATCCGGTTGTTGATATCCATCGCCCTGGATGCCGGCGCAATGGCGGTCGGTACCAACTGTCTGCATCCGAATGAAATTCTCGATGTGGTTGACTTTCTTACGGCGTCTGTTTCCGTTCCGGTAACGGTATCCCCCAATGCCGGGCATCCGGTTATCCGGCGCGGCCTTGTGAGTTACACCTGCTCTCCGGATGATTTTGCCTCCATCGGAGAAAAGCTTTCCTCCCTCGGTGCATCGGTGATCGGCGGATGCTGCGGAACCACACCGGAACACATCCGGAAACTGGCATTGGCTGTCAAAGGAAAACCCGTTGGCAGAAGACAATTGGTGGAAATTTCAAAAATCATCCAACCGGCAATATCTCCTGAGAAACATGAACCTGCCCGAAACCGGATCAGAGATCTTATCCAATCAGACGCATTTGTTACCAGCGTTGAAATCCGCGCAGACCGGAAACAGAGTCTGGAACAGATCATTTCAGGCGCGGCTCAAATCGCCGATGCCGGTGTCAGCCTGTTCGATGTTCCCGATAATCCCGGGGCAACTGTCGGCCGGGATGCCATGGTGGTGACATCCCGCCTTCAGGACAAACTCAATGTGCCATCCATCTGTCACAAATCCGTCACGCAGTCCAACCTCCTTCAGCTTCATTCGTGCCTGATCGGTTGCTGGGATCTGGGCTTACAGGGCATTCTGGCGGTTACCGGTGATTCCCCGTCAATGGGTCACCTTGGAACCATGGCCCGTATGGTTACGGACCTGAAAAGTTCGGTTGAACTTCTCCGGCTCATCAAAACATTGAGACAGGGCCGGATGATCAATGAGGAAGAAATCGCTGATCCTCCGGATTTATGCGCCGGCTGCGCTTTTGGCCGACCGGAGCAATCGCATCTGAAATGGCTCGGGAAAAAAATCGATGCGGGTGCGGAATTTGTATTTTCCCAGCCGGTATTTACCGCAGATGACGTAAAACGGCTTCTGGATTCAGTTTCCGCTTACCCGATACGGATGTTTCCGGGAATCATGCCGCTGGTCAGCCGGAAAAATGCCGAATTTTTTGCTTCCGGAAGAATCCCGGGAATAAAAGTCCCCTCAACGATTGCAGATCAATTCGACCGGTTTGAGAAGGCTGAAGATCAGCGGCGCCTCGGGCTGGATATGGCAGCGGAACTGGCACAGGTTATTGCAGCAGAAGCCCGTGGTATTTATATTATCATGCCCTTTGGCAAAAACGGTTACAGCGAGACGGCCCGGCTGGTTCGATCCATTCAGCCATGACTGAGCCGCGCTTCGGAGACAAACATGATATCTGAAAGTCACGGCCGCCGCCCCGGCATCCGGGAATTAATTCTGTGTTTCGCTTTATGTCTGAGTCCGTTTGCCGGACTCTGCCAGCAGGTTTCATCCCATTCCGATACCCCGGATCAATGGCAACAGCTGTCCATCAACACCAGCGACATTATCCGGGATACGGTCGGAACGCCCCCGGCATTTCCCAAATATACAAGCCAGTTGATGAACCTGGCCAACCAGAACGCCCAGGCTACGCGACCAAAGGTGATCGGCCAGATGTCGGAGCTGATTCAGCAGTTTGAGGGAAATTCTTACGAACAGTGGGCACAGTGGTATACCGATTCCCATCCGGATGCGATTGACACCGCAACCCGGAAAATCTGCGGCATGATCAACAAGCTTCGTGCGTCCATGGACCAAATTGATGAGAATCTGGTCCGCCAGTGGGTCAATGACCTGGTGCTGGCAAAGACATATGCGGGACTTCGTTTTCAGAAAAGCGTTTTATGTAAAATCGCTGAATCAAAAAATGAGCCTTACCGCTTGTCGAATCCATCTGAAGAAGCCAAAGGCATTGACGGGTATATCGGCAACCTGCCGGTTTCGGTAAAACCCGTATCCTACCGGCAGAAAAACATGTTGAATGAATCTATTAATGTACATATCATCTATTACGAGAAGAAAAAAACCGGACTGACAGTCTATTATGACTTTTAAGAGGAGAATGAATATGCCGTATCTGAAAATCGAAACCAACTCAGCGCTTTCGCCGGGAGAAAAACTGTATTTTTTGAAAAAGGCATCTTTGTTTCTATCGAAGATGTTGAACAAACCCGAAAAGGTGATCCTGGTTTCCCTTTATGACTCTGTTCCGATGATATTTGCCGGAAATACCGACCCGGGCGCGTACCTGATCCTCAAGAGCATCGGATTGACAAAAGACAAATGCCCGGAGTTATCCAGCGCCCTGTGCGAACTTCTACAGTCCGAACTGGGGATCTTACCGGAAAGAGTTTATATCGATTTTAACGATATTAACGGGAAAATGTTCGGCTGGAACAAGACGACATTTTAGCAGACAATGATACGACTCGGGCTGTGCTGCATATTCCGGAATGAACCGATTAAATTCCGAAGAACCACCGCCAGGTATCTGCTCGGCAGACCCCGCCGGGAACAGCTGAATATACTCTCAGGGATCTGCCGGGAAAATGCCGGCGCCCTCTACAGTGCGCTGGAATTCTGTAAAAAAACAGGTATTGGCGCCTTTCGGCTCAACAGCCAGATATTACCGCTGAAGACCCATCCGGAAGTGGGATATGACGTGACGGACCTGCCCGATTACCAGACCCTGATCGATATGTTTATCAAGTGCGGCGAATTTTGCCGTAAAAACGATATCCGGACCAGCTTTCACCCGGACCAGTTTATCCTGCTTTCTTCACCGTCAGAAGGGATCACGCACCGGTCCGTGGCAGAGCTGATTTATCAGAACGAAGTCGCCCAATGGGTAAATGCCGATGTCATCAATATCCATGGCGGCGGAGGTTATGGGGATAAACCCGGGGTATTGAACCGGCTCCGTGAACGGATAGGTCATTTGCCGCAATCCCTTCGCGACCGGCTGACCCTTGAAAATGATGACAGGGTCTATACACCAGAGGAGTTGATTCCGGTCTGCAGGGATACCGGAATCGGATTTGTCTATGATGTGCATCACCACCGATGTCTTCCGGATGGAAACAGCATTGAAGATACCACCCGGATGGCGCTGGAAACCTGGCATCGTGAACCGTTGTTTCATATCTCGAGCCCGATTGCCGGATGGGGCACCCCGAGTATCCGAAAGCATCATGACTATATAAATATAACGGATTTCCCGGCTTCATGGAAGCGTCTTGACATTACCGTAGAAGTGGAAGCCAAGGCCAAAGAGCTTGCGGTACTGAAGCTCAGACAGGACCTTTCACGCTGAAACGATTCATCCATTGACGGCGTCTCAACGGCCGGGACTGTCGCCATAAGGGCATGCGGATGGCAGGAGCAGAAGATTGTAACGATTGCAGATCAATTGCCGCTGAATCTTACCGATCCGTTTTTTTCCTTTTTTCCTGTCTGCTGAACAAACAATCAAACCGTAATCCGGAGCCATATCCGACAGGATTCTGACAGGGTCGCCACGTTGAATCCCGAATTCAACCTTCAACCCTCTGCGGGTCCATTTATTCATCACATTATGAAAAAATGGGGGCATCACGCCGGAAGAGTCCCCGAAAGCCGATACCATCATCACCATAATGTCACTTCCCATATCAACCGCGATATTTTCGATAAATTCGACATTGCAGAGGTGGGATGTATCAGGCTGCACATAAACCAGAACCGGCTGACCTTTATTAAATTCATTCCCGACAAGCAGCACAGGGCACCCTGCCCCCTGCGCTACGCTGATCGGAATATGTTCAATATCATACCAGTGGCAACCTGCCACATGATGAACTCCAAGAATTATCAGATCATAGCTTCCTTCCGATGATTCCCCGACAATTTCTTCATGCGGCAGCCCTTCGCGAATCTTCAGATGCGAACCGGTTTCAAAGGGCAATGTTACGCTCCCTTCCTCAAATACATTCGCCCCGGTTTGAATCAATGCCCTCCGGAGAGGCCCCGGTTCCTTTTCGGTTCCGTAACTTTCCCCGTTTTTTTTAAAAATCTCCCCGGCTTCATGAAGATACCGCACTTCCGGCAGATCGAAATCCAGGTCTGCAAATATCGTTGCGGCTTTTGCTCTCAGATTATAGCCCCGCGAATATTTCCTGTATCTTCGAACATAAAGAAAAACAACCTCACCGCTTCTGACACCTGAGAGTCTGGCCGCCGTCATCACCGCTTTCAGGGCCAATTCATGACCGTCAATACAGATGAGTGCTTTCATGCCTGACTTTCCGGTTCATATGTTTACAAAAAAGGCCCTGTGTAAGCTATGAGCCGAGATAGCTTTGCATACAGGGCCTTTACATTACTTTTTATCGTTTTCCGGATTAATTACTTCCAATTCACATTACATTCAGGGCCGACGGTCTCAAGCAATTGATTCAAAATGCGATACAAGTTGACTACACCGACCACCTTTCCATTACGAACGACAAGCGGTTCACGCACATGTGCCCTGAACATTGAATAAATGGCCCAGTTGATGGTGTCTTCTTCTTTCAGAATCGGCTGAACCCGACCCATGCAATCTTTAATCGGAGTACCGACTTCCTGATTGACCAATTCCATAAAGGACTTATCCAGCCACTTGTAGCGTTCCTGAATTTCAGCCACTTCGTCAGATACGGCCTCCATGCGGGAAGACAAAATCGCCTGATACGCTCTCATGGCCGGTTTTTTTGCAGATTCCGGAACCAGTCCCCTGATCAGATCATACATCGACAATTTACCGATTATCTCTTTTTTCTTATCCGTCACAAATATCGTTTTATGAAACGTACCTGTTTTACAGGTCTTGTTGTTTTCATAATTGTGTTTCAATGTTACTAAAGCTTCACACAGATGAGCATTAACATCGATCGTATTGTACTCTTCTATCGGATTCATAAGATCCTTAACACGCTTTTCTTTTTCCATGTTTTCCCTCCTTCAATTAAAATTGATGCCCTTGGAACTTGAAGGCAAGTCGAATGTCATAGAGCGAAATTGCCGCTTGTAACGATCAGGAGAAAACGAGCTGAATAGATAGAGCTGTTGAGTGTTAAAACCTGTAGCGATATGTTCAATTAACGATGCGGGTAACGTTTTTTTTGTTAACGATATTGAAAGGAATATTGGTGACTGTTTTTTTCTTTTTCAAAGGACCTTTATTAAAAATATGACTTTGATTCATTTATTTGTCAAGCGATTTTTTTGATATATTTAGTGAAAAAGCTGGGGGGATCGATTCTGTTGAAGTGATGTTAACTTCCTATAATAATGATTACTTTGACCACTCATTCGGTTCAAAATAATTTCTCTATCGTGACCATCCGGAAATGTCTATTCCCCCAGATTTTTTTATCACGATGGCAGGGTTTTCCGGGCTTGATCATAACTTCGGCCATAGCTCCGAAGTGTTGCCGCGATTATGATCAAGCCCGGTTTTTCCCACCCTGCCCGGAGAACGAAGCGGGATTCTTTTGCAGATCAGCCGTTCAAGGTGTTTGAAACCGGGCTGTAGAAAAATTAGCCTTTTGTTATAGAAATCCGATATCCGTCACCTTCCGGGGCTACCCCATTGATTTGGCATCCCTGACTTTCAGCGGCCCGCATCACGTTTTCCATGGATGTATCGGTATCGACCAAAACAATAATCTCCGGGTTCTTCCCGTTTTTGATTTCATTCAATGTCAAAATAACCGGCTGTGGGCAGGAAAGCCCTCTGGCATCGACGGTTGTTGCCATATCATATCTCCCTTAAGCGTTTTGTTTTCTCATGGTAAAACCTATAAACAGACATACTATAATTCCTATCACAACTGCGGCGATGCCATGAGGCCCCACACCTTTCGCTGAGCTTGCCAAACCGAAATTATGAGCAAACCCGGCGCCTACGATCATCCCCATCACAAAAACGGCCGCATCCCCATCCCCTTCACCGGAGAGGAAAAGCTGCCGGCCGGGGCACCCGCCGGCCAGAGCAAACGCCAAACCGGCCAGAGCCATGCCGGCAAAATTCCAGATGTGCATGGTATGCGCCACGGGTTGACCCTCAAAACCCGGTTTGAACTGACCCAGAAAAAAGTTGGTCAAAAAAGCGAAAACGATCAGGCTGATAAACCCGTTCAGCAGATGTGTCTGGCCGAACAGGACCGTATCGCGAATCGCACCCATGGTGCAGAACCGGCTGCGTTGGGCCAGAAAACCGATTACCAGCCCCACGATCAGTGCCATCGATAGAGATACATGCATGGCACCGGGCCCCTTCAGACTGTAAAACAGCACACCGCTTTTGCCCTGGCCCTCAATTTGCGGGAAAATAAACATCAGTATTAAGAATCCGAGCATAATCAGCGGCAGCATCCACCCAACGGTTGTGTAGGTTTTCTGGGTGCGCCCCAGATTGTATCCCTTTTTGAGAAAAAGGGTGCCGATCCAAATACCGAAGGTCAGGCCCAACAGCCCCGGGATGGCATTGCCGTCTCCACCGGCAAGCCGCAGAGCGGCCCGCCATGGACAGCCCAGAAAAACCAGGGCACCAATCATCGCAAAGGCCCCCAGCACAAACCGGACAATGGGAGCCGACCCGACTCTGGGTCTAAACTCCTTGAAAATATAGGCGGCGATCATCGAACCGAGCACAAAACCGATGATTTCAGGACGAATGTACTGAACCACCGAAGCCTGGTGAAAACCGAGCGCACCGGCAATGTCCCGCTCAAAGCAGGCGACACAGATTCCCATATTACCCGGGTTTCCCATTTTCTGCAACACAGACGCCAATATTCCGATACAGGCGCCCACCCCGATAATGCCCCATCGAGTTGAAAATACGTTTTTCAAATTCATACCCATTGACTCCTTTTGCTGACCGGTTAGCTATGGATGGTAAATAAACAGACGAATCATATTTGTCTGCATTTGTTATATAATTATTTACTATATTACAAATTGTTTATTTCTATAATTTTTTCATCTTTTATTCAGTTCTTCTATACTCCGCAGGCATGCTGCGAATTTAAAATACCTCTGAAAACATATCAGGGCCTCGACGACAGGAATCCAACAGAATCAGCTGCCGACCGATGAGAGGTGAAACGGTATCGGAATTTTCCATGGATTTTTTAACCCGGCTCAGGTATAAAAAATAAGGGCAACATATTCGCCGGCCTTCATGTAACCATTTTTTTGCCTTAGGATAAGAGGAAACCATGCTGGAAACAAAATACCTGAAAGAAGATGTTAGAAACATTCAAAAACTTCTGGCAATTCCGATATTCAAACATTTTGAAATTGAAAATCTTGGTGGGCTTGTCAAACGGAGTAAAATTCGTGAATACGCAGACAATGAGCAAATCATCAAAGAAGGAGACAATGATCCCTGGTTTTATTTCCTGCTTTCAGGGAAAGTGGCCATCATGAAAAAAGGGGAAATGATCAGCACGCTTCAGCGATCCGGCGACGTATTCGGCGAAATGAGCCTGATCGACAACTCAAAACGGTCCGCTTCGGCGTATGCGATAGGCAAAACCATTTGTCTGGCAACCGATACCGTCCGGATTAAAGAAATCTCAGGCGATGACTGGATCATATTCGGCTATATTCTGTACCGGATATTTGCCATAACCATTACCGAACGATTGCGATCCACGACCGATCAACTGATCAAAGCAAAAGAGCAACTGGAGGAGATTAAACATAAGAACAATCCATCCTGCAGCCCTTGACCCGAAAATCAACTTTTCCAGCCCCCCGGCTTATAGTCTCTGACCGCTGATCGATAAAATACCGGCTTCGCGATTGTGTCGCAGCGGTCAACGCCATCAGGATCTGTTCCGCCAGTGAAAGAAAATGAGGTTTGACAAATGCAGACCGGGGTTCAATTCGACTCGATAAACGGCTTGATATCCAGAATCGGTGTTCCGTCAATCATATCGATTCCTTTTACCACAATTCGGTTTCGGTCTTTTTCCACCACTTTCAGAACGGAAAAGCCAATCGGATTGGGCCGCCGGGGTGAACACGTGCTGAACACCCCCCGCTCCTCTCCATGATGGGGGGGAGTCTGTGTCAGATATCGATTTTCAAATGCCGGGCTCTGGTGAAAATAAAATATCACCACAATTTTATTTCCGGGCCGGATATCGCGCAATCCATCAACATATGTCTCATCGATCTCCAGAAATCCGACCGATTCCGAAACAGACCAGTGTCTGGGGACTTTCTTCTCCCGGGTATGGGCATACCCGATGGGTTTCATTTCTATAGTCATAATGGATACGAGTAAGGTACAGGGTTTATGGTTAAATTAGGGGTTAAGGAAACAGGGTTCAAGGTCTGGCGGCAATTCTCTCCAACCGGGCCACGGACTCGATATGATACGTATGCGGAAACATATCCACCGGCTGGATTTCAAGAACACGATAATTATCTTTAATCATGCAGATATCACGGGCCATGGTCGCGGGATTGCAGGATACATAGACGATCCGATCCGGAGCCATCGCAAGGACCTGTTTAACGACATCCTTGTGCATCCCCACTCGTGGCGGATCAATGATCATCACATCGGGTGTGACATTGACCATCGGCAGACTGTCTTTAATATCGCCAAGGATAAAACGGCAATTGGAAATTCCGTTCATGCGGCAATTGACTTCGGCATCGTCAATCGCGCTCTGAATAATTTCCATTCCGATGACCTCTTTTGCATTGTCTGAAAGGCAGATGGCAATGGTACCGGTGCCACAGTAAAGGTCCAGAACGGTTTCCCCGCCGGTCAGAGCGGCATAGGACCTGACTGTTTCATACAAACGCGCGGCACCGCGGGTATTGGTCTGGAAAAAAGAGCTGGCGGAAATTTCAAATTCAAACGATCCGATTTTATCTTTCAGGGAGGATGTCCCGGCCAGAGCTATCTCATACTCTCCGATTGCCACACCGGATTGTCGAGCAGTGATATTATTCACCACGGAAACCACCTCAGGATATTTTTCCATCAACTGATCGGCCAGGGGCTGAACAATTTTCCGGTCTTCTGTTTTGGTGATAATGTTGACCATCCACTGATCATAGGCAACCGAATGTCTGAGCATTAAAAAACGCCAGAACCCCTCGTGACTTCGAAGGCCGTATACCGAAGCCCCTGAGGATTTGATGTACTGCCGGACCTGATCCAGGAGTTGATTTCCCAAAGCCGGATGAAGCAGGCATTCACGGTTATCAAGGACCTTATCAAAGGTCCCCGGCACATGGAGCCCTATGGCAAACCCGGTATCGACATCGTCTTTTCCCATCTCTTCGGGCAGCAGCCATCTCCGATCGGAGCAGGAAAATTCCATTTTATTCCGATAACCAAACTGGCTGACA
This window harbors:
- a CDS encoding homocysteine S-methyltransferase family protein — its product is MKDVIIQPGKNILIGSGAIGTCLRQNTNVSTDPVEMLNLTSPESVRALHLQYKAAGSQILLTNTFAANPLVLGEIGMASKCHEINEAGVRLAREAGGNQCLIWASAGPLALGLRRDDYDAAALKTLFVKQCEALTQADAIVFETFTDAKEATAAVSAAAQINMPFIFQVGNVGGGPNRWQRIRLLISIALDAGAMAVGTNCLHPNEILDVVDFLTASVSVPVTVSPNAGHPVIRRGLVSYTCSPDDFASIGEKLSSLGASVIGGCCGTTPEHIRKLALAVKGKPVGRRQLVEISKIIQPAISPEKHEPARNRIRDLIQSDAFVTSVEIRADRKQSLEQIISGAAQIADAGVSLFDVPDNPGATVGRDAMVVTSRLQDKLNVPSICHKSVTQSNLLQLHSCLIGCWDLGLQGILAVTGDSPSMGHLGTMARMVTDLKSSVELLRLIKTLRQGRMINEEEIADPPDLCAGCAFGRPEQSHLKWLGKKIDAGAEFVFSQPVFTADDVKRLLDSVSAYPIRMFPGIMPLVSRKNAEFFASGRIPGIKVPSTIADQFDRFEKAEDQRRLGLDMAAELAQVIAAEARGIYIIMPFGKNGYSETARLVRSIQP
- a CDS encoding MjaI family restriction endonuclease, which produces MISESHGRRPGIRELILCFALCLSPFAGLCQQVSSHSDTPDQWQQLSINTSDIIRDTVGTPPAFPKYTSQLMNLANQNAQATRPKVIGQMSELIQQFEGNSYEQWAQWYTDSHPDAIDTATRKICGMINKLRASMDQIDENLVRQWVNDLVLAKTYAGLRFQKSVLCKIAESKNEPYRLSNPSEEAKGIDGYIGNLPVSVKPVSYRQKNMLNESINVHIIYYEKKKTGLTVYYDF
- a CDS encoding phenylpyruvate tautomerase MIF-related protein, which produces MPYLKIETNSALSPGEKLYFLKKASLFLSKMLNKPEKVILVSLYDSVPMIFAGNTDPGAYLILKSIGLTKDKCPELSSALCELLQSELGILPERVYIDFNDINGKMFGWNKTTF
- the uvsE gene encoding UV DNA damage repair endonuclease UvsE; protein product: MIRLGLCCIFRNEPIKFRRTTARYLLGRPRREQLNILSGICRENAGALYSALEFCKKTGIGAFRLNSQILPLKTHPEVGYDVTDLPDYQTLIDMFIKCGEFCRKNDIRTSFHPDQFILLSSPSEGITHRSVAELIYQNEVAQWVNADVINIHGGGGYGDKPGVLNRLRERIGHLPQSLRDRLTLENDDRVYTPEELIPVCRDTGIGFVYDVHHHRCLPDGNSIEDTTRMALETWHREPLFHISSPIAGWGTPSIRKHHDYINITDFPASWKRLDITVEVEAKAKELAVLKLRQDLSR
- a CDS encoding universal stress protein — encoded protein: MKALICIDGHELALKAVMTAARLSGVRSGEVVFLYVRRYRKYSRGYNLRAKAATIFADLDFDLPEVRYLHEAGEIFKKNGESYGTEKEPGPLRRALIQTGANVFEEGSVTLPFETGSHLKIREGLPHEEIVGESSEGSYDLIILGVHHVAGCHWYDIEHIPISVAQGAGCPVLLVGNEFNKGQPVLVYVQPDTSHLCNVEFIENIAVDMGSDIMVMMVSAFGDSSGVMPPFFHNVMNKWTRRGLKVEFGIQRGDPVRILSDMAPDYGLIVCSADRKKGKKRIGKIQRQLICNRYNLLLLPSACPYGDSPGR
- a CDS encoding CBS domain-containing protein; translation: MEKEKRVKDLMNPIEEYNTIDVNAHLCEALVTLKHNYENNKTCKTGTFHKTIFVTDKKKEIIGKLSMYDLIRGLVPESAKKPAMRAYQAILSSRMEAVSDEVAEIQERYKWLDKSFMELVNQEVGTPIKDCMGRVQPILKEEDTINWAIYSMFRAHVREPLVVRNGKVVGVVNLYRILNQLLETVGPECNVNWK
- a CDS encoding sulfurtransferase TusA family protein, whose product is MATTVDARGLSCPQPVILTLNEIKNGKNPEIIVLVDTDTSMENVMRAAESQGCQINGVAPEGDGYRISITKG
- the yedE gene encoding YedE family putative selenium transporter, which translates into the protein MNLKNVFSTRWGIIGVGACIGILASVLQKMGNPGNMGICVACFERDIAGALGFHQASVVQYIRPEIIGFVLGSMIAAYIFKEFRPRVGSAPIVRFVLGAFAMIGALVFLGCPWRAALRLAGGDGNAIPGLLGLTFGIWIGTLFLKKGYNLGRTQKTYTTVGWMLPLIMLGFLILMFIFPQIEGQGKSGVLFYSLKGPGAMHVSLSMALIVGLVIGFLAQRSRFCTMGAIRDTVLFGQTHLLNGFISLIVFAFLTNFFLGQFKPGFEGQPVAHTMHIWNFAGMALAGLAFALAGGCPGRQLFLSGEGDGDAAVFVMGMIVGAGFAHNFGLASSAKGVGPHGIAAVVIGIIVCLFIGFTMRKQNA
- a CDS encoding cyclic nucleotide-binding domain-containing protein, with the protein product MLETKYLKEDVRNIQKLLAIPIFKHFEIENLGGLVKRSKIREYADNEQIIKEGDNDPWFYFLLSGKVAIMKKGEMISTLQRSGDVFGEMSLIDNSKRSASAYAIGKTICLATDTVRIKEISGDDWIIFGYILYRIFAITITERLRSTTDQLIKAKEQLEEIKHKNNPSCSP
- the tsaA gene encoding tRNA (N6-threonylcarbamoyladenosine(37)-N6)-methyltransferase TrmO — protein: MKPIGYAHTREKKVPRHWSVSESVGFLEIDETYVDGLRDIRPGNKIVVIFYFHQSPAFENRYLTQTPPHHGEERGVFSTCSPRRPNPIGFSVLKVVEKDRNRIVVKGIDMIDGTPILDIKPFIESN
- the rlmD gene encoding 23S rRNA (uracil(1939)-C(5))-methyltransferase RlmD gives rise to the protein MAVKNGQHIELDITDIAFGGKGLARVDGLAVFVDQAIPGDRVVARIVKKKKQYAEARIDSVLEPSDFRIDPPCRYSGFCGGCKWQFLRYEKQLEYKRQHVLDSIEHIALIKDVMVHPAIASVSQFGYRNKMEFSCSDRRWLLPEEMGKDDVDTGFAIGLHVPGTFDKVLDNRECLLHPALGNQLLDQVRQYIKSSGASVYGLRSHEGFWRFLMLRHSVAYDQWMVNIITKTEDRKIVQPLADQLMEKYPEVVSVVNNITARQSGVAIGEYEIALAGTSSLKDKIGSFEFEISASSFFQTNTRGAARLYETVRSYAALTGGETVLDLYCGTGTIAICLSDNAKEVIGMEIIQSAIDDAEVNCRMNGISNCRFILGDIKDSLPMVNVTPDVMIIDPPRVGMHKDVVKQVLAMAPDRIVYVSCNPATMARDICMIKDNYRVLEIQPVDMFPHTYHIESVARLERIAARP